A window of Gossypium hirsutum isolate 1008001.06 chromosome D13, Gossypium_hirsutum_v2.1, whole genome shotgun sequence genomic DNA:
CCTAATCAGAACAACATCCTGTACATAAATTTGCCAAAAAATTATAGCCACATCACATGCATTTAATTCGATACtgtcttcttcttctcctttcatATATCATCGGGAAGTTGAAACTTCTGAGAACCAAAAATTTGATGGGAGCTGTTTTCAGCAAAGACAGCAATGGCGCATTTGTTGTGGTTGAAATTATCCCAAAGACTGAAAGTAACAGTTCCTGAGATTGTCTTTTTAGCAGATGTGTCCTCCACATTGCACAGCTTTTCAAACTTTCTAACCACAAAATCATTGGACAACACTTTCCCTTTGTTTTCTCCTGCAGAGCAGTCATTTACCAACCCATTCTCGTATAAAGCTACCATCACACGGACACCATTGTCCTCTACCTTAAACCTCAATGCTCCTGTTATTGTCACTTGCAATGTCTCCGATGTTGGCCTTTGGATATCTGCCtgtttttcaatcaatttttttgcATTTATATATACAGTACAAGTAAGATataaagaaagagaagaagaaatatAAACCTGGAATGATGGAGCTGGAAACCTGGGAGCAGTAGCAATGGTGGATAATAAAACATCTTCATCATTAGGGACACACTGAGCCCTACCTTGAACCACAACCTGAGGTGTAAACATGGTGTCAAGGTTCAAGGTTTCAACGTATGCCTTTTGTCTAACAGTCCATTGGCTGGATCCATAAGGATCTTTCCACCCCATATAATCCCAATAATCAACATGATAAGCCAACACAATCACCGGAGCATCGAGCTGAAAATCACCTCTCCCTAACCTCGACAAGAGCAGCTCAGCCGCCGATGAAGTCGCGCACCCTTGCGAAGAAAACAATTCCACCATGATCGGGCCTTCAGGCGCCGCTTCTTCAACTACCGTATCATTGGTTTTTCCATTTCCATCGATTTCATTccctgatgaagaagaagatgaacccTTGCCAAAACAACCAAAGAGACGACGTCCCATTGCTGccgtctctctctctctctttaagCCCTCAAGGGTTAGAAAGGCCGATGGTGGTATTATCAGCTCACAGCAAGGGATAATGCTTGATCAGAGATATGATTATCAGAAATGTTTGTAGtaatatttaatgattaaatgaaacagaaaacaaaaatgaaaaaaaagtaacAGTTTTTGTTATTGTAACTTAAAAGAATGGTAGAGAGGGAAATGTGGCAAAGAAGATGGTAAGAAGAGTTAATGAGGGTTTTGAACATTTCCATTTATTGAATTAATTACCTATACATTATTACATAACTTTATTTTTGGGGGAAGGGGGGAGGTGTCTTACACGTTGTCTTTTTGTCAAGTAGGCGAAGATTGAGCttcaataaatataaaaataataaggtaAACAATAAATAACAAGGAGGATATTTTGGTCTTACGGAGAAGGGTTTACAGGGGAATCTTAACAGTCAACAAACtgatgaaaatttagatattttgtTGACAATATTGTTTTGTCGGGTTAGCTTTAGATGTCTTTTTTGGGTAATTTACACAAAAaagtcttttttttaattatcgaaatgggctcgatatttaattatttatcggaaTAGGCCATTTTCTGGCAAATCGCGTCTACGTCAGAGATATGTCAGGGGACGCGCCAGCAAGTTgcggccacgtcagcgcgctttgctgacgtggcagcaAATCGCGTCTTAGagcgctgacgtggccgcgacttgccccgcgcgtgaacagtgcaacggtcaaaaatttgaccgttgcccccccaacggtcaaaaaaaactataaatacccccaccttttttttcacaaactaatcctctctcaaatttcctctcaatttcctctaaatttcttttcaatttgctctcaaattccttacaaatttctctcaaatccatatttaatctcAGTTTGCTCTCAAGttcctcttaaatttctcttaactcccttttttttaaataattttaaaaatttttgttttaaatttttttgaaccataaaaatttataaatttctcttaaatttttttaaataattttaaaaattttgttttaaatggccggagaattgactcgtcttgataagcaTCACATATCGGCGGAACAAATgcaaatggtaagtgttaaatttaatttctaaatattatttaagaattttttatttatgcatttttagataattattaatttattatttgttataaaagtttgtagatcgggtattggaatgcaatatccggaatatgcatggtcttccatcaccgttggtagagaactacctgcgggaagcgggtttttggcacgtggcgacggtaggccgtggatgcaaggtggacccgaaactaataagtgcgttgatcgagaggtggagacccgagacgcacacattccatcttccatgtggagagtgcactatcactctagaagatgtcagtctgcaattaggattgccggtggacgggtacccaatcatcgggtctgcccaatctagcgattGGAGGGcagtgtgctacgagcttttgggcgctattccggagaaaatggagggaggtaagatcgagatgggctggttatgTGACACATTCCTGATCcggatgaagattcaaccgaaattgaaagaatccgatatgctcagACATACATTCTTCAATTAATTGGATGTTGTCTGATACCCGACACGTCACGGAGctgcgtacatctaagatggctgctgaaactcattGATTTTAGAGGAGtcggtgaattgagttgggggtctgtCGTCTTGGCAATGTTATATCAGGAGATGTGCGGGGTgacgcgaccgaggagagcaaaaatcggaggttgcctgtcactactgcagtcatgggcacggtttccctttccatttctacgtcctcgagtggaccacccatatacattcccactcataactaggtaaattttatattagattttactattattatgtagatttttaaaaataaaagtatgctaaaaatttatttaattaggtggaaccatccgacaagtcatgctcgattacctacctctcttgaaggtatacggcttctattggaccaacggttgaaagcacaagtaagtattaaataaaatagatatttccatacattcgctagtcaattggtatttagtatttagtattatgtatataactaatatttctatcatgttcatatagtttcaatggacaccatacaagGATCCGGCAATTCCGACAGTAATTCTGGAAGAGTTCTTACaaaatccacaagcttggcacgtgaaagtcaTGTTGATCAACTACCCAACCGTGGAGCCGCACCAGTCAGAcagagtgctacgacagtttggatgtagacaaccgattcccgtaGATCCTGAGGTGTTTGGCAATCAACACAAAGTCGACCTTCAgcaattgaatacggattggccgagatactggtccgagtacatggaaatgtgggaagatcggtatgaatatatacctactagggaaccaatcatcgttccggagttagcgtgcgttccagaatacatgccatggtttaggatatatggcaagccgtatttactgaccccagaggagaggcagcggcaaataCATGTCGAAAGGGAAAGGCacgggcctctaaatccaagacgacaagacgacgaaggcagcccctcaacgaggcccagacattcacccggctcatcatcagcggctatgcaatcaccaggcccaacgagagcaccgacacagtcaccAGACGCAGCAgttcaaccgatgatacccacACAACCGCCTTTTCAAatgatgccaggtgcgtttcctagccattatatgtatcctaacccttatatgtatcaTTTTCAGAGTCCTATGGCAGGTCGGAGCCAAATGCTcggttcagctccatttcctgttatgccGAGTAGACCACCGATGTATAGGCCAGCGGCgcacgagggatcgcaagaggggctgtcgaggagctctcctttttaccaatcccctccaacgtatgggtttcaaacaccgtcACCGttcgtgatgcaaacacctccacatacactattctttgaaggtggatcatcgtcccaagtccgacaaccagatgtcgtaccggaagaaccagaatccccgCCGGAGGAACAACAACCGCCGCTGGAAGCTAgagaaaggaggaatccagcgcgtaaccgtcgacggccgccatgtggcactgaatcccccgggcatagacattgattgccgtatttaaatttatttgtacaaatattttgaatattttgatattattttatgtaataaaatagaaatttttttgagttattttgatattatttgatgtaataaaatagaagtttatttgatataataaaataaaagtttatttgatgtaataaaataaaaattcttttgagttattttgatattatttgatgtaataaaatagaagtttatttgatgtaataaaatagaaatttttttgagttattttgatattatttgatgtaataaaatagaagtttatttgatgtaataaaatataaatttttttgagttattttaatattatttgatgtaataacatgagattaattaatttttattaatattttgaatattttgatattatttgagaattctactaatcattaatacaattatcagttaatatttttacattcacataatgttagatttgaaaaaatgttttgactgttactaacaattaatacaattattaataaataattgaaaaaatataatttatttacaattacattcaactattccGATTAGGACATGATCGGCTTCtatggcctggattcctacaccatccgcacaacttctgttaaCTGGTTGTTTCtcagatatccatattgttacgtattctagtcaagcaaggtcgaccctttggtttacgACGCAATTccctatccggtaacagcttaaaagaagcaagagatacgggcggccacttacgttcatctgggactggTAGGAAAATGTGTCTCCAGACgctgtacatgttttctaatttgtacacttcgtctacatagctcatcggatccagacggagattctgacaagctgcaataacatgagcgcatggataacaaagtgcatcaaacatcccacagtcacaagtcctatttcgcaagtgtacacaatattgcccgccaacaacaccttggtgctgTCTGTAAAACTttgtcacgcgaaaccataaattgtctcgatcgtgacacattGTATGCATTGTGTTTGTCCtcgccttggccttgttaatttcttaaactaccttactgcaccatacatggcctccctgtatctggcctgcataacttgctgctcgctttggaaatagcgccgccaaacgaaaatatgtctctcgcataACTGATGTTTTCAGTAGATGGtgcgttcctttaagaacagaatttatgtattcagccaggttcgacgtcatatggccatatcgtaggccgccgtcgtatgcttgtgcccactgttcgagaCGTATattacaaaggtagtccgcccattctccgttaattgaacgtaaaattgccaacatctcgtgaaaacgatctttatttatttcgtaccctgccaatataagatcATAGTGAATAATTTATACctcttctaccaataaaactaattcaaattgacaaacgaaataacacagatatagactaaatacccatgttggtcacttgtcgtcgttcgcttTTAGATgaatattgcctgtagtagttcgaagcaatgtgtcttaggcaatatctatggtatgtgcgctgccataagcttccctgtTGATCAAATGCAACTACTATACCGGCGTCCCAAtttgaaataacacagatatcaggttgggggcacacatgcctccttaacctagagagaaagaaatctcagtcatcaaACGACTCCCCCAGTGTTATTATAAAtacaattggaagaattctcccaccgccatcctgtgccactgcaagcaatagccgatgagtatataCCTATcgaacataaaggtaccgtcaatttggaCCAATGACTTACAGTATGGAAATacgtctcggcattgcttaaaggtccaaaacaggcgtTTGAACCTTGGCATCCACAtagcaatcggtcgttgtagtacgcatgttctgTTTCAAGGTCAgtgatggcacctgggacgtatctctctagcaccagacaccattgccatatttcattatatgaggcgtcccacccactatgcatcttc
This region includes:
- the LOC107919630 gene encoding uncharacterized protein; protein product: MGRRLFGCFGKGSSSSSSGNEIDGNGKTNDTVVEEAAPEGPIMVELFSSQGCATSSAAELLLSRLGRGDFQLDAPVIVLAYHVDYWDYMGWKDPYGSSQWTVRQKAYVETLNLDTMFTPQVVVQGRAQCVPNDEDVLLSTIATAPRFPAPSFQADIQRPTSETLQVTITGALRFKVEDNGVRVMVALYENGLVNDCSAGENKGKVLSNDFVVRKFEKLCNVEDTSAKKTISGTVTFSLWDNFNHNKCAIAVFAENSSHQIFGSQKFQLPDDI